Proteins from a genomic interval of Zingiber officinale cultivar Zhangliang chromosome 2A, Zo_v1.1, whole genome shotgun sequence:
- the LOC122044082 gene encoding subtilisin-like protease 4, whose protein sequence is MTSIFFFFLFVSFLLFAKGATCDEELKAYIVHVEDQPDVSAYDGDYYTFLLAGTLEIQEDDAASRVIHSYRNVMTGFSAMLTERDVAAISKVDWFVRAVPSLVYRPLTTHTPLFLGLRHRTHSVWNATNMGEGVIIGVLDSGITPGHPSYSDRGMPPPPPKWKGRCDLGNVSSSTEQFCNNKLIGARSFVNYNRSRNGSTDSPIDNDGHGTHTSSTAAGAFVKRANVYGLARGVAAGVAPLAHLAIYKVCANDECQAHDILAGMDAAVEDGVDVLSISLGSDPSPFYLDPIAIGGFNAMRKGVFVSCSAGNSGPFNSTVSNDAPWLLTVAASTMDREFLATVKLGDGSEFHGESIYQPQGFSSKKYPLVFPGGASTLCLNGSLNGIDVKGKIVLCDRGINGRIEKGEVVKQAGGAGMVLVNAPKDGYSTIADLHVLPASHIPYAFGHKIKAYINSSSLPTATIVFKGTITHVPHSPAITSFSSRGPSQNTPGILKPDITGPGVSVLAAWNTQKFNVISGTSMSCPHLSGIAALIKKAHPDWSPAAIKSAIMTTAYVKDNTNNPIFDERNLPADLFAVGAGHVMPLKVLDPGLIYDISPTDYYPYLCGLGYSVSDVRIIVHRKINCSSIKSIPEGELNYPSITVRLPTNEARSVTFTRTVTNVGKAAATYYAKLDVPDVVSARVVPRSLTFEKVNEKKSFKISFKRRSDYGASSLTVQGQLMWVSQARSVVRSPISIILE, encoded by the coding sequence AtgacctccatctttttcttctttctctttgttTCTTTTCTCTTGTTCGCCAAAGGGGCTACCTGCGACGAAGAGCTTAAAGCATACATTGTTCACGTCGAAGATCAACCCGATGTTTCCGCATATGATGGAGACTACTACACCTTCCTTTTGGCCGGAACATTAGagatccaagaagatgatgcgGCGTCGCGGGTTATACACTCCTATCGGAATGTCATGACCGGCTTCTCGGCGATGCTGACGGAGAGGGATGTGGCGGCCATTTCGAAGGTCGACTGGTTTGTGCGCGCTGTTCCGAGCTTGGTTTACCGTCCGTTGACCACCCACACGCCCCTGTTTTTGGGGCTGCGCCACCGCACTCACAGTGTGTGGAACGCGACCAACATGGGGGAAGGCGTCATCATAGGCGTCCTCGACTCCGGCATCACCCCTGGCCACCCTTCGTATAGTGACCGCGGCATGCCGCCTCCTCCACCCAAGTGGAAGGGACGTTGCGACTTAGGGAACGTGTCGTCATCGACCGAGCAGTTCTGTAACAATAAGCTCATCGGCGCCCGATCCTTCGTCAACTATAATCGGTCCCGGAACGGATCGACGGATTCGCCTATTGATAACGATGGCCACGGTACTCACACGTCTAGCACCGCCGCCGGAGCATTCGTGAAGCGCGCTAATGTGTACGGGCTAGCCAGGGGAGTGGCAGCTGGAGTGGCCCCCCTTGCGCATCTCGCCATTTATAAGGTTTGCGCGAATGACGAGTGTCAGGCGCACGACATACTCGCTGGGATGGACGCCGCAGTGGAGGACGGTGTGGATGTGCTTTCAATCTCGCTCGGTAGTGACCCTAGTCCATTCTACCTCGACCCAATTGCGATCGGCGGTTTTAACGCCATGCGCAAGGGAGTCTTCGTCAGCTGCTCGGCCGGCAACTCTGGGCCGTTTAATTCCACCGTATCCAACGACGCGCCATGGTTACTCACTGTGGCGGCCAGCACTATGGACCGTGAGTTCTTGGCCACCGTAAAGCTTGGCGACGGCAGCGAGTTCCACGGAGAGAGCATCTACCAGCCGCAAGGATTCTCATCGAAGAAGTATCCTCTCGTGTTCCCTGGCGGCGCTTCCACCTTATGTCTCAACGGTTCCCTTAACGGTATCGACGTGAAGGGAAAGATTGTGCTCTGTGACCGCGGCATCAACGGGCGGATCGAGAAGGGGGAAGTCGTCAAGCAAGCCGGTGGCGCCGGCATGGTGCTTGTCAATGCACCGAAAGACGGCTACAGCACTATCGCCGATCTCCACGTACTGCCGGCGTCGCACATTCCCTATGCCTTTGGACATAAGATCAAGGCTTACATCAACTCATCCTCCCTCCCGACGGCCACCATTGTCTTCAAAGGCACCATTACCCATGTGCCCCACTCTCCGGCGATAACTTCCTTCTCCTCCCGTGGGCCTAGCCAAAATACACCGGGGATCCTCAAGCCCGACATCACCGGCCCTGGTGTCAGCGTCCTTGCTGCTTGGAACACACAAAAATTCAATGTCATCTCCGGCACCTCCATGTCCTGCCCCCATCTCTCCGGCATCGCCGCCCTTATCAAGAAAGCCCATCCCGACTGGTCGCCCGCAGCTATCAAATCTGCCATAATGACGACAGCCTACGTAAAAGATAACACCAACAACCCCATCTTTGACGAGAGGAACCTTCCAGCCGACCTCTTCGCGGTGGGAGCCGGCCACGTCATGCCTCTAAAGGTCCTTGACCCGGGACTCATCTACGACATCTCTCCGACGGACTATTATCCATACCTTTGCGGCCTTGGCTACAGTGTCTCCGACGTGAGAATCATCGTCCACCGCAAAATCAACTGCTCGTCGATCAAGAGCATCCCAGAAGGAGAGCTCAACTATCCTTCCATCACCGTCCGACTGCCGACGAATGAGGCAAGGTCAGTGACCTTCACAAGGACCGTGACCAACGTCGGCAAGGCAGCAGCGACTTACTACGCAAAGTTAGACGTGCCCGACGTGGTTTCGGCACGTGTAGTTCCGAGAAGCTTAACCTTCGAGAAGGTTAATGAAAAGAAGAGCTTCAAGATTAGTTTCAAGCGAAGGAGTGACTATGGGGCGTCGTCACTGACTGTTCAAGGGCAATTGATGTGGGTTTCCCAGGCGAGGAGTGTGGTCAGAAGTCCAATCTCCATCATCCTGGAGTGA
- the LOC122044083 gene encoding subtilisin-like protease 4 — protein sequence MPPPPPKWKGRCDLGNESSSTEQFCNNKLIGARSFVNYNRSRNGSTDSPIDNDGHGTHTSSTAGGAFVKRAIVYGLARGVAAGVAPLAHLAIYKVCANDECQAHDILAGMDAAVEDGVDVLSISLGSDPSPFYRDPIAIGGFNAMRKGVFLGDGSEFHGESIYQPQGFSSKKYPLMLPGGASTLCLNGSLNGIDVKGKIVLCDRGINGRIEKGEVVKQAGGAGMVLVNAPKDGYSTIADLHVLPASHIPYAFGHNIKAYINSSSLPTATIVFKGTITHVPHSSAITFSSSRGPSQNTPGILKPDITGPGVSVLAAWNTQKFNVIPGTTMSCPHLSGIAALIMKAHLDWSPAAIKSAIMTTTYVKDNTNNPIFDERNLPADLFAVGAGHVMPLKVLDPGLIYDISPTDNYPYLCGLGYSVSDVRIIVHRKINCSSIKSIPEGELNYPSITVRLPRNEARTVTFTRTVTNVGKAAATYYAKLDVPDVVSARLVPRSLTFEKVNEKKSFKISFKRRSDYGASSPTVEGQLMWVSQARSVVRIPISIILE from the exons ATGCCGCCTCCTCCACCCAAGTGGAAGGGACGTTGCGACTTAGGGAACGAGTCGTCATCGACCGAGCAGTTCTGTAACAATAAGCTCATCGGCGCCCGATCCTTCGTCAACTATAATCGGTCCCGGAACGGATCGACGGATTCGCCTATTGATAACGATGGCCACGGTACTCACACGTCTAGCACCGCCGGTGGCGCATTCGTGAAGCGCGCTATTGTGTACGGGCTAGCCAGGGGAGTGGCCGCTGGAGTGGCCCCCCTTGCGCATCTCGCCATTTATAAGGTTTGCGCGAATGATGAGTGTCAGGCGCACGACATACTCGCTGGGATGGACGCCGCAGTGGAGGACGGTGTGGATGTGCTTTCAATCTCGCTCGGTAGTGACCCTAGTCCATTCTACCGCGACCCAATTGCGATTGGCGGTTTTAACGCCATGCGCAAGGGAGTCTTC CTTGGCGACGGCAGCGAATTCCACGGCGAGAGCATCTACCAGCCGCAGGGATTCTCATCGAAGAAGTATCCTCTTATGCTCCCTGGCGGCGCTTCCACCTTATGTCTCAACGGTTCCCTTAACGGTATCGATGTGAAGGGAAAGATTGTGCTCTGTGACCGCGGCATCAACGGGCGGATCGAGAAGGGGGAAGTCGTCAAGCAAGCCGGTGGCGCCGGCATGGTGCTTGTCAATGCACCGAAAGACGGCTACAGCACTATCGCCGATCTCCACGTACTGCCGGCGTCGCACATTCCCTATGCCTTTGGACATAACATCAAGGCTTACATCAACTCATCCTCCCTCCCGACGGCCACCATTGTCTTCAAAGGCACCATTACCCATGTGCCCCACTCTTCGGCGATAACTTTCTCCTCCTCTCGTGGGCCTAGCCAAAATACACCGGGGATCCTCAAGCCCGACATCACCGGCCCTGGTGTCAGCGTCCTTGCTGCTTGGAACACACAAAAATTCAATGTCATCCCCGGCACCACCATGTCCTGCCCCCATCTCTCCGGCATCGCCGCCCTTATCATGAAAGCCCATCTCGACTGGTCGCCCGCAGCTATCAAATCTGCCATAATGACGACGACCTACGTAAAAGATAACACCAACAACCCCATCTTTGACGAGAGGAACCTTCCAGCCGACCTCTTCGCAGTGGGAGCCGGCCACGTCATGCCTCTAAAAGTCCTTGACCCGGGACTCATCTACGACATCTCTCCGACGGACAATTATCCATATCTTTGCGGCCTTGGCTACAGTGTCTCCGACGTGAGAATCATCGTCCACCGCAAAATCAACTGCTCGTCGATCAAGAGCATCCCAGAAGGAGAGCTCAACTATCCTTCCATCACCGTCCGACTGCCGAGGAATGAGGCAAGGACGGTGACCTTCACAAGGACCGTGACCAACGTCGGCAAGGCAGCAGCGACTTACTATGCAAAGTTAGACGTGCCCGACGTGGTTTCGGCACGTCTAGTTCCGAGAAGCTTAACCTTCGAGAAGGTTAATGAAAAGAAGAGCTTCAAGATTAGTTTCAAGCGAAGGAGTGACTATGGGGCGTCGTCACCGACTGTTGAAGGGCAATTGATGTGGGTTTCCCAGGCGAGGAGTGTGGTCAGAATTCCAATCTCCATCATCTTGGAGTGA